One Tolypothrix bouteillei VB521301 DNA window includes the following coding sequences:
- the scyA gene encoding scytonemin biosynthesis protein ScyA (ScyA, a thiamin diphosphate-dependent enzyme, performs an acyloin condensation during scytonemin biosythesis. It joins a molecule of indole-3-pyruvate to one of para-hydroxyphenylpyruvic acid.) has protein sequence MRQNYTQKTSNNGTQPYEVYQPSGCVETALNNSESESRELGLDRSKAVSIVEQPQRSLTVADAIARMMEALGITHAYGVAGGAMATLWGSLSNSLLQVLNVRHESGAAFAATEAYFATGRPAVVFTTAGPGITNALTGLFAARGEGAKVILLSAYTSAPQRGKWAIQETSNETLPTDGIFTSGTLFNYATTVESPAQLPQIFRKLALGLSQPGGFVAHLSIPTAIQTSPLEEIPTYQGVYSSKLTPSRETILRAAELLSEGPFAIWLGFGARHAAEEVRQLAEITGAAVMCSPRGKGIFSEDHPQFVGVTGLGGHGSVLSYMQQQTPFRTLVLGSRLSEPTSFWNQALVPPGGFIHVDIDPAVPGVAYSKAETFAIQSDIKTFLQALLQHEHLIASAGIKAFQLPRPEKQALEPSKDSPVRPEALMQAIQKVIVEGSDAIVLAECGNSFTWATHFLRFGQPNRYRVSTGVGAMGHAVTGVIGSALATNSKSVAIVGDGAMLMNNEISTAVKYQIPAIWIVLNDARYNMCHQGMAMLGLTGADPLMPETDFVTVARGMGAEGIRIDRESDLEAALEKAMAFPGPFVIDVIIDPDRRAPSKGRNAGLAAQGVKSAPAEKTAISFPNV, from the coding sequence ATGAGACAAAATTATACTCAAAAAACCTCTAACAACGGCACTCAGCCATACGAGGTATATCAACCAAGTGGCTGTGTAGAAACCGCACTAAATAATAGCGAGTCCGAATCTAGAGAACTTGGACTCGACAGATCCAAAGCTGTATCGATTGTGGAACAACCACAGCGATCGCTAACAGTAGCGGATGCGATCGCCAGAATGATGGAAGCATTGGGAATCACCCACGCTTACGGAGTTGCTGGAGGAGCGATGGCTACTCTTTGGGGTTCACTATCCAACAGTCTTCTCCAAGTCTTAAATGTTCGACACGAATCAGGAGCTGCCTTTGCAGCGACTGAAGCTTACTTTGCTACGGGTCGTCCCGCAGTTGTATTCACCACAGCAGGACCGGGTATTACCAACGCCCTCACTGGTTTATTTGCTGCCCGTGGTGAAGGTGCGAAAGTCATTTTACTCTCAGCGTACACCTCAGCACCACAACGCGGAAAGTGGGCTATTCAAGAAACCAGTAACGAAACGTTACCCACTGATGGAATTTTTACATCAGGAACGCTGTTCAACTACGCAACAACTGTGGAAAGCCCCGCACAACTGCCACAGATTTTTCGCAAACTGGCTTTGGGTTTGTCGCAACCCGGAGGGTTCGTTGCTCATTTGAGTATCCCCACCGCCATACAAACATCTCCACTAGAGGAAATACCAACATATCAAGGAGTTTACTCCTCTAAACTAACACCTAGCAGAGAAACTATTTTAAGGGCAGCAGAACTGCTATCAGAAGGACCCTTTGCCATTTGGTTGGGTTTTGGTGCTCGTCACGCAGCAGAAGAAGTTCGCCAGCTGGCCGAAATCACAGGGGCTGCAGTTATGTGTTCCCCCCGTGGCAAAGGCATTTTCAGCGAAGATCATCCCCAGTTTGTGGGTGTCACAGGTTTGGGCGGTCACGGTTCCGTGTTGTCGTATATGCAGCAGCAAACACCTTTCCGCACTCTTGTGTTAGGCTCGCGTTTGAGCGAACCGACTTCTTTCTGGAATCAAGCATTGGTTCCGCCAGGAGGCTTTATACACGTAGACATCGATCCCGCAGTACCTGGCGTAGCTTACTCAAAAGCTGAAACCTTTGCTATCCAATCTGATATTAAAACTTTCTTACAAGCACTCTTACAGCACGAGCATCTGATTGCCAGTGCGGGTATAAAAGCTTTTCAGCTACCACGCCCAGAAAAGCAAGCACTCGAACCAAGCAAAGACTCACCAGTGAGACCGGAAGCGCTAATGCAAGCAATTCAAAAAGTCATCGTCGAGGGTAGTGATGCCATCGTCTTGGCTGAGTGCGGTAACTCCTTTACTTGGGCAACGCACTTCTTGCGATTTGGTCAACCAAACCGTTACCGGGTCAGCACTGGGGTAGGAGCAATGGGTCACGCTGTAACCGGAGTCATTGGATCGGCACTTGCAACTAATAGCAAGTCTGTAGCCATTGTAGGTGATGGTGCAATGCTAATGAACAACGAAATTAGCACTGCTGTAAAATACCAAATACCTGCTATTTGGATAGTCCTCAACGATGCTCGCTACAATATGTGCCATCAAGGCATGGCAATGCTGGGACTGACAGGAGCAGATCCATTGATGCCAGAGACAGACTTTGTAACAGTGGCTCGGGGGATGGGCGCAGAAGGAATCCGGATCGATCGAGAATCAGACCTCGAAGCAGCATTAGAGAAAGCAATGGCTTTCCCCGGTCCATTTGTGATTGACGTGATTATTGACCCAGATCGACGCGCACCATCCAAAGGA